The sequence CAAAGATTTGGAAAGCAGCTAACAAACTCACTGTTTGAGGGGagaactttttttgttattactattttaaatgcaatgaTGTTTAATAATCTTAACTTAATTaaaccacaaaacattttaaatgcaactgttaTGTGTACAAGTTTATTAAAAACTGCAATAACAGCAGCGAGCAAAACTGTACCCAGTGTGCGCATGGCAAGAGTCAGACAGCTGTTAGTTGTTTCTTTGTGCCAATTTGTATTTCAGTGCCGGTGTCCTACCATGCAGAGACAGGCTGGGATCAGAACTAAATGTTGGTTTTGAAAATATGTTAGTTTCAGAAGGGGACATATGGTTCCTGACTGGCCACACACTCTTTCAGCCATCTTCCCAGTAAACCAACTATACCCTTGGTGTGTTACTTTGTGGCTTATCTCTGATATGGTGGTTCTAGCCACCGCCCTTGGTCTTGGGTGATGTCATTTTTGGTAAATGTCTTTGTACAGTATAGAGTGGCAGTGTTCATACAGCACACATATGTGTTAACaaggaaacaaaatgaaacaaggaaACAAATGCTTTGGCTTGAAGCAAACAATACTGCTGTAAATACGGATTCATATAAATTCATATGAAATTACGTTCTGATTAGCCTTATAATTATACTAAGGTTTACAGAGGATACACAAAAGGggtatcttctttttttttgaaaaccgATTCCTGGAAGCACTGactaaaacacaataacacaaacgTGTTTGTTAAAAACTAGTCAACTATCTTTCTAATCTGTTTGAGAACATTAGACTGATAAGACTTTCAAATACAGTCAGCATTCGGACATCCGTTGCCCAGTCGcgttttactgcccttgtattaagaataaaatcaatccccattatatagaTAACAAAttaattcccttttttttcttgcaggccaaatcagtctgtctttattgtacagttacacagcgcttcctccagtttcatgCGATGaaaatgtagcaaaaaaaaaagctaatgagacaagctacggtaatgtaaaagttaatcattaaaagGTTTTAGACactggtgcattttttttttttaaatctgttatattCAGTTGATTTTGTGCATTtccatttgcaagtgaactgtgacattaggaccttatcaagcactatattctgcaattttgaaaaaTACTGACTTTGGATGTCAATTCTGGAAacgtctttttttattttgtaatcttttgttgaattgctttgctttttacattttaagcagttctgtgcatgggtaagattttgatttcattttgctgctgggtttttaatttttatatactgctacaatacgtacttgatttaaaagtatgtactgtaatacaatCCACGTGTCCAGTCGTctttttggcaagtgatattttcagaatcacatcTTTCTGAATTCTGTTctattgaaaatatagtactgtagcAGCAAAACCaattacagtacatctaaatggaagcctactcattttaaaacacagtcctttcagctatgtgtttttgacattgtattttttgtgttccctgaaaaaacggacAAGTGTTGGAATAGGccgaaatgaaataatcagatatgcgtcactcTCTAACCGTCACTGAAgccaaaattttatagggtcggatatgtgagtgctgactgtaatttAGAATACAAAATCTTTATGAACACTTTTACTTTAGACTTGTGTGTTGTGATTCATCCACATTAGAATGACTTAATccatacacaaaacacaaaccccAAACTATACTTAAAACATACTGTTTCCTTAAATAGGATTCTTCTGCCCTCTTGTGGTCACAACTATTGTCTTACAAATCAGCAAATGCAGTCTCAAAAACAGAATTTCAAtgcaatacattttgttttatttttatgtaagcaTTCTAAAATATTCTGAACCAAGAAGACACTTTGtagtaaagaaatacataaaagagGTACACATATCATCTGACTCAATATGAATGTACAACAGGTGTAaaacatacatgtaaaaatgtatatatgtttaaTACAAGAACATTCACATATTTATCTAAAAGTGTTTTGCAAAAGGACATACCCTTGAAAGATATTATCTTATTTACTTGACATGGATCACCCCATctccatttaaaatacacattttcatttctttaatattgtttcaaaattgtaaaatacaacaaaaaatatattaaaagggttaatgtgtggccgaaggtttctcactgataatttaccctttctcagtcaaaacaatacatacaaatataaaaccataaaTGAATAATGCCATGATATTTACATCAACAGTTTGTGGATTGTCTGTATATTTGGTATTATCATCTGCTGTTACCTGTTAGGCAGGCTTTTGTGCACTGTATCTTTGTACATAAATAAGGTTCACcagccacttaaaaaaaaaaaatctctccccAATTCTGCCCCTCAagatacaaattttttttttctgtattaaaaagaaaaatgaccatTTCACCAGAGAGAAATGGTTCTACAAATCACAATGGGCACCCCTTTTAATGGTACCATATCAGCTTACTCAGCAAATACGTTTTGCTATCAGCACCTGCCTAACAAAGCACTTAGTATTGCTCAAACTGcaagttcatttaaaaacagaacgACACCCATTTCCCAAAGGGCCGGTTCAAAACAAGCTCCCAGCCCATCAGCAGCGGCACATCAGGTCCACTTCAGAGAAAGAAAATGGTCTAAATCAGCAGTAAGGAACTGATTGTTTACAGCTCACCTTCTTCATCTTCCTCATCCTCATTCACTTTTTCTGATGTGACTCTCAGATTAAACTCCCGGCCGTATTTGGTCTTCCCTTTGTTGAGGATCATCAAGTCATTTTCATCCAGCTTCCATTGGAGCAGCCCAACGTCCTGTAGCGAGGAGAGATCAGAGACCAGTTTGCCAAGATCTCTTAGAAGACTTGGTTCTGGATCCAGCTCTTCTTTACTACTGAGATCCACAAACTCCAGCCTCCTCAGCATCTGCATTGCACCGAGGAATCTATGCCAACCTTTACTGGAAACACAGTTGTCTGCCAGGTCCAGATGCTGAAGATCTGTAAAACCTCCACTCTTTATTGAAGAAGCTTAGGAGAATAgatgaatggaaaataaaattataatttgcattttagtaaacaaagaaaaattaaattcCAATATTTCTAACAGAAATTCATTAAGTACTGTATTGTGCACAACCAAGCAGATGCCAATTTAACATTGATTTTCTGCaatgtgttgtaaaaaaaaacatgtggcagGGGGCATGAGCAATAGGGCTCAGTGAGGACAGCACAGCACTTCATGCAATATTCTGGTCCAGCTCATCAAAATAAGAGGCATACAAACATGAACGACTGAGTTAATAAAATTGCGACATGGATAAATAAAGGagactaaataaaagtaaaaacttCAATTCAAATGTTATCTGTGTTCATGTTATCCTTTATACATTTAGAACTGCAGCGATCAATAGAGCTCAGACAAACTGTGAATCAGACAGACACAGTGACTTTTTCAGGTCAAAAGGCTGAAGCCGTAGCAGGTGTAGCACAGAAACATGAGAAAGGTTTTAGGAGTGCCATTTACAATAAGGACTTAAACTgtcttttcattgaaaaaaacaactgttcCTATTGCAGGCTGATTTGAAGAACTGCATCAAACTCACTTCGCAGGTGACTGAAGACTGATTGCTACCAGCCTCTCTCTGGGCCTTCAGTCATGAATATCTTGTATAGGATAACCTAAGCTTGGCTGGGACCAGATATCTAAATCAGACTTTAAATGCAGCACAGGGCACAGCAGTGCTCCACAAGGATTACTGTTTTGACCCACTCAAAATCCAAATGTTTTACTCCTCTAAAGATCCATTCGATCATAAAAGGGAAACACATTAGATAACTGTGCACTGCTTACTGTATATCTGTTAGTGAGTCATAAACAAATTATATTCATTAATATGATTAAATTACATGCATTAATAGCAAGGCAATTATAGATTAAACACAGGATTTCCTGCTTTTGTAGGTAAATTATTTAATTCATATTGTATTCACATGAAGTTAAACATCGATTAATGGTGAATACAAATAAGTGTGGAATGAAACACTAATTACCACTTAGGTACTcagaaatataattgtaattaccaAATAATTACTACGCCATTACAATGTTATAgactgaatttaaaatgaagctCATTTGTATGTCTTGCCTGTGTAACTCATGGTTGAAAGACTTACTTAAGAGCTCAATGTTTTCATCTGTGATACCCCACTTTTGCAGTCCAAGCTTTCTTAGCCATGGCAGGTGTTCCAGGAGCTTTATCAAACAGTCCTTCACATTCTTTCCCCATGGCAGCATCAGCGTGTGTAGGCTGGGCAGATTTCTTAATCCATCAACTAAAAATGCAAATCAGATCAGCTTCAGCTTGCTGTTCACTATTCAAAATATTTtctcaatgtaaaatgttatactTATCTTACCTAGCCCTCCAACACAATCACTTGCATATTCCTCCAGGTGATTTTCAGATAAATCGAGCACTTGAAGTTTTTGAAGGTTTTTCAGATTTTGAACTGCAAAAACAATTAGACACGGCATTTGCTGAGAATTCTTTTGATGATGGTATCAAAATTAAACAAGTGGCTTTCTGCAATGATGTGCAGAATAAACACTAATATTTGTAATAGTGACATATTTAGCATTCTGTTTATCTATACAAAGATACAAAAAGCTATGATGGCTTGGTACAATGATGCTccataaatgtaatttgttattaCACTGAACACAGTATGAATCAGATGTGACTAAGTGACAGATTTATAAGATAATACTGGCTTTACAGAAAAAGGTCCTGCAACAACTGCACAAACTAATGCCACCAAGATCACAAGGCAGACACTTTTCTGTAGAACCAGAGTCACTCCTTAAACATTGTAAAAAGATGACTGTAATCTTCAGATTATATTTTTAGAACCTGCTTGGCTCAGTTATGTATGTGACAAAGCATATAGCTGTGGAAAACAAATTCGACTCCCAAAACGCACAGAGGAACACTAACCCAGAACTGTGACAGCCTCCTTTGTTAGACAACAATCAACAAGTTCCAGCACTTCAAGTCTGCATCCAGCACCAGTTGCTGCCTCAATAACAGAAGTGAGGCAGTTTCCAATTCCCGTCAGCAGAGACAAGTGCAGCACAGCGAGCATTTTCAAATGCTTCATACCCTCAGCTGTTTAGAAAAGATCAATAGGTCAGTGGTGGAGTTACttcatttgtatgttttgtaCACTTCTTTCAAACTGTTGTGTCACTTTGATAACATGCTTATTGGCTTGTCTATACCCCAGTGAAAGAAAAGCTGTCTGCAAAGATGACCATCCATAATGTTAAAAACCCAATCATAAAGTAAGACATTCAGAAATACAttcactaccttttttttttttttttaaagtgttgccATCTACCAAGTCTTTGCCAATGCTGCTGTTATGTAATTGCAAACATGTTCCACAATCAACGCTTACAGTATCTATTACATTTGTTGCTCTAGCCGTCTACAGTAAATGTGTTACTTGCTGTTACTTCcttgaacaaaatgttttattattgtagtttcATTTCACAATCCAACTCTATTCCTATTATGGAATAAAAGTGTGCAGCGGTCTGCAGCTCCTTTATCTAATTCATCCTGCGCTGTTATACTGCTGTTTCCCAACAAAACAGAGGACATTTACCCAGTTGTTTAGCATCTGATTCAGCCATCTTTATGTTGTTTAAGGTCAACTTCTTAATGTTTTGTAGGTTTTGTAAACGGTCAATAAATCCACCTGTAATGGTTTAAATGCAGACAAATCTGATAACAATGAAATGcagtacataaacaaacaagagtgGTGGGTGTACCGTACAGTAGCATGAATTCAATGATGTTTAGCAGCACTGTAAAAAGCATCAGGCTTTGTTCTCAGAAAACAGCTTTATACTTGATGTACCCTAATCGAAAGTGAAACTGGATCACGTAAATTTATGTAAgcttaaaacaacaaaactcaaATTTCATAATCCACAACTGAATGTATGAACATGGTTTAAACTATCCAGTTCTGCACGAGTCATGAcaactgtattgtttattttgaacTTACTTCATTCTGGGAATACTATAATGATGATTGTGTTCtttatttgaaacagacttcattCTGAAAATGCTATAATTAAACTGAACAACATCCTTAGACAAAAAATCTTTTCACTTCTAGCTAACCTTATTATTGTTACTGTCAAAATGAAGCCAACAATTCTAAATGCCAAGGCCAGCACACGAATGGAACGGATCTTaatagtattttagtattttaaccAACCAACATGCTTTGAAAACCTCTCAAAAAATGAGCAATAAAGAATCATTTTAAAGTGGTGGCTGTCTTAACTGGCTCTGAATACCTACACACGAGACCCGTgacaatcaaataataataataattaaaaaaaaaaaactgtagataAATACCCTCTAATCTTTCAGTCTGCAGGTCGCTGATGTATAAAGTTTTCAAATGCTTCATCAAAACAACCTGCTGTTCATCTGCTAATGTTAGAGGAGTTGCTTCAATGACAAGCTCATGTATGTTCTGTTCACACCGTTTAAGAATGTCCTGCAGCTTCCCACTTATACCACTGCTTCCGGTAATGTGAAGCCTAAGGCTCAAGGCAGAGGAGCAGATTTTACCTAAAGAAATCCTATCTTTTCTAGGTAACGTTTGGAAGTCCTTCAGTGAGACTTGCATGGTGTTAACGCTGCGACTCCAGTCATAAAAAAGAGGCACTGCCTGCTCTGgaatgaaagtcttttttttgtCATGGGTCCCAATTTCGGAGCTAATATTTTTCCCAAACAACTCCAGTGTGATGAGACTCAATCCTTCCAAGCAGTTGGGCAGATATTTAAAGAAGTCAAACAGGTATGAAGGGATGCTCAGATTACTGATGTGCAGCCTTTTGTTGCGAAAGAATGCTTCAAAATCCGCACTCAATTCAGACTCTGAGTGGCTTTCAGAAAAGAAGTTCAGGGCACAGACCACAAAACGGTCCATGTTCATTTCCTGGAGCTTTTCAAGTTCTTCCAAGTTCTGAGGATCTACGGTCTCCTCATTGTCTGATGTCACACTCTGCCCGTCACTGATCGGAGATATTCCCATAAGACTTCCATGGTTGTGAATGTTTGCCATGTGTTGGATCACAAGTTTAGCAGCCTTCTTGGAAGATCCACATGTGTACAGCAGTAGATTGTAGTACTTGTTATTAATATCTGAAATATTGTCAATCTGACACAAATATCTGAATCCTTTTTCTACCTCTACTTTTGTGCTGGAAGTAAGTAATGCATGCAGTCTCCTACCTGCTATGTACTCCTGGAATGATTTGTGAAAGAACTGGTACACTGGATTA is a genomic window of Polyodon spathula isolate WHYD16114869_AA chromosome 6, ASM1765450v1, whole genome shotgun sequence containing:
- the LOC121316731 gene encoding NLR family CARD domain-containing protein 4-like isoform X3 codes for the protein MTTTFMRTCKGDDQADGQIPYSTCTLQRVVDFYFQSVGSAKEATQHSLDLLAEDLKELYTSACFQKFHPLGEDIDILFDLETTFTDAVFWKKDTMNNRKGHVTLTKLLSEFKNPSVIEGEAGKGKTTLLKRVAALWASGECPALKKFRLVFFISLSGAKGGIYDTVCEQLLRVPYDIEKEAFKKALWKLKEEVLFLLDGYDEFKPENCPEMESLIKEKRKFKNMVVVTTRTETVKMVRNIAETVAEIGDLSEESAKVLIENVLKPELATDLLLQLKESSTMQELMKTPLFVVISCAIRMGETNIIPKTQTALFCTLYDLMVEKNRYKTQGLSDSLVLQSINNCGDLALNGIFEQQFSFSLGQLLSEQHEKVLLAAGLLNKYTSHVLNPVYQFFHKSFQEYIAGRRLHALLTSSTKVEVEKGFRYLCQIDNISDINNKYYNLLLYTCGSSKKAAKLVIQHMANIHNHGSLMGISPISDGQSVTSDNEETVDPQNLEELEKLQEMNMDRFVVCALNFFSESHSESELSADFEAFFRNKRLHISNLSIPSYLFDFFKYLPNCLEGLSLITLELFGKNISSEIGTHDKKKTFIPEQAVPLFYDWSRSVNTMQVSLKDFQTLPRKDRISLGKICSSALSLRLHITGSSGISGKLQDILKRCEQNIHELVIEATPLTLADEQQVVLMKHLKTLYISDLQTERLEGGFIDRLQNLQNIKKLTLNNIKMAESDAKQLAEGMKHLKMLAVLHLSLLTGIGNCLTSVIEAATGAGCRLEVLELVDCCLTKEAVTVLVQNLKNLQKLQVLDLSENHLEEYASDCVGGLVDGLRNLPSLHTLMLPWGKNVKDCLIKLLEHLPWLRKLGLQKWGITDENIELLRRWAAPMEAG
- the LOC121316731 gene encoding NLR family CARD domain-containing protein 4-like isoform X2: MTTTFMRTCKGDDQADGQIPYSTCTLQRVVDFYFQSVGSAKEATQHSLDLLAEDLKELYTSACFQKFHPLGEDIDILFDLETTFTDAVFWKKDTMNNRKGHVTLTKLLSEFKNPSVIEGEAGKGKTTLLKRVAALWASGECPALKKFRLVFFISLSGAKGGIYDTVCEQLLRVPYDIEKEAFKKALWKLKEEVLFLLDGYDEFKPENCPEMESLIKEKRKFKNMVVVTTRTETVKMVRNIAETVAEIGDLSEESAKVLIENVLKPELATDLLLQLKESSTMQELMKTPLFVVISCAIRMGETNIIPKTQTALFCTLYDLMVEKNRYKTQGLSDSLVLQSINNCGDLALNGIFEQQFSFSLGQLLSEQHEKVLLAAGLLNKYTSHVLNPVYQFFHKSFQEYIAGRRLHALLTSSTKVEVEKGFRYLCQIDNISDINNKYYNLLLYTCGSSKKAAKLVIQHMANIHNHGSLMGISPISDGQSVTSDNEETVDPQNLEELEKLQEMNMDRFVVCALNFFSESHSESELSADFEAFFRNKRLHISNLSIPSYLFDFFKYLPNCLEGLSLITLELFGKNISSEIGTHDKKKTFIPEQAVPLFYDWSRSVNTMQVSLKDFQTLPRKDRISLGKICSSALSLRLHITGSSGISGKLQDILKRCEQNIHELVIEATPLTLADEQQVVLMKHLKTLYISDLQTERLEGGFIDRLQNLQNIKKLTLNNIKMAESDAKQLAEGMKHLKMLAVLHLSLLTGIGNCLTSVIEAATGAGCRLEVLELVDCCLTKEAVTVLVQNLKNLQKLQVLDLSENHLEEYASDCVGGLVDGLRNLPSLHTLMLPWGKNVKDCLIKLLEHLPWLRKLGLQKWGITDENIELLTSSIKSGGFTDLQHLDLADNCVSSKGRWAAPMEAG
- the LOC121316731 gene encoding NLR family CARD domain-containing protein 4-like isoform X1, whose protein sequence is MTTTFMRTCKGDDQADGQIPYSTCTLQRVVDFYFQSVGSAKEATQHSLDLLAEDLKELYTSACFQKFHPLGEDIDILFDLETTFTDAVFWKKDTMNNRKGHVTLTKLLSEFKNPSVIEGEAGKGKTTLLKRVAALWASGECPALKKFRLVFFISLSGAKGGIYDTVCEQLLRVPYDIEKEAFKKALWKLKEEVLFLLDGYDEFKPENCPEMESLIKEKRKFKNMVVVTTRTETVKMVRNIAETVAEIGDLSEESAKVLIENVLKPELATDLLLQLKESSTMQELMKTPLFVVISCAIRMGETNIIPKTQTALFCTLYDLMVEKNRYKTQGLSDSLVLQSINNCGDLALNGIFEQQFSFSLGQLLSEQHEKVLLAAGLLNKYTSHVLNPVYQFFHKSFQEYIAGRRLHALLTSSTKVEVEKGFRYLCQIDNISDINNKYYNLLLYTCGSSKKAAKLVIQHMANIHNHGSLMGISPISDGQSVTSDNEETVDPQNLEELEKLQEMNMDRFVVCALNFFSESHSESELSADFEAFFRNKRLHISNLSIPSYLFDFFKYLPNCLEGLSLITLELFGKNISSEIGTHDKKKTFIPEQAVPLFYDWSRSVNTMQVSLKDFQTLPRKDRISLGKICSSALSLRLHITGSSGISGKLQDILKRCEQNIHELVIEATPLTLADEQQVVLMKHLKTLYISDLQTERLEGGFIDRLQNLQNIKKLTLNNIKMAESDAKQLAEGMKHLKMLAVLHLSLLTGIGNCLTSVIEAATGAGCRLEVLELVDCCLTKEAVTVLVQNLKNLQKLQVLDLSENHLEEYASDCVGGLVDGLRNLPSLHTLMLPWGKNVKDCLIKLLEHLPWLRKLGLQKWGITDENIELLTSSIKSGGFTDLQHLDLADNCVSSKGWHRFLGAMQMLRRLEFVDLSSKEELDPEPSLLRDLGKLVSDLSSLQDVGLLQWKLDENDLMILNKGKTKYGREFNLRVTSEKVNEDEEDEEGEL